Proteins encoded together in one Camelina sativa cultivar DH55 chromosome 9, Cs, whole genome shotgun sequence window:
- the LOC104712007 gene encoding probable sucrose-phosphatase 3a translates to MDRFDGPPRLILVADLDCTLVDHDDPENTDLLKFNALWEAQYRHDSLLVYCTGRSFSSYSSLRKKRPLLTPDIAVTSVGSVIVYGGDSLVSSDDVWTARLDDKWNRDIVLEETSKFPQLEPQPAKSQEPHKVSFFVEKEHAVEIMKVLPGLLEERGVDVKLVYSNGYAFDVLPKGAGKQGALTYLLDKLEIVGKQPSNTLVCGDSGNDAELFNIPQVYGVMVSNSHEELLQWHEENAKDNPKIFHASQRCGAGIIEAIERFSLGPSVSPRDVLDTENFHVESLNPVHEVVKFYLFYERWRCGEVEKSDKYLQYLKSLSSPLGIFVHPSGEEKLIHEWIDEMGNLHGDGKEKQFRIWLDKVSSSHISSDTWVARFDKHELSEGKVRSCSTKVLLSCQGEKQKLTWMHIHQSWLDESFSDDQEKWIF, encoded by the exons ATGGATAGATTTGACGGACCACCACGTCTCATACTCGTTGCTGATCTTGATTGCACTTTG GTGGATCACGATGACCCTGAAAACACAGACCTCCTTAAGTTCAATGCGCTTTGGGAAGCTCAATACCGCCATGATTCGTTGCTTGTGTACTGCACAGGGAGGTCTTTCAGCTCGTACTCGAGTCTAAGAAAGAAGAGGCCGTTGCTGACCCCGGACATCGCCGTTACTTCTGTTGGTTCTGTGATTGTTTACGGCGGTGATTCCTTGGTGTCGTCGGATGATGTTTGGACTGCTCGTTTGGATGATAAGTGGAATCGAGACATTGTCCTTGAGGAAACTTCTAAATTCCCTCAACTCGAGCCTCAG CCAGCCAAGAGCCAAGAACCGCACAAAGTGAgtttttttgtggaaaaagAACACGCTGTTGAAATAATGAAGGTTCTTCCGGGGCTATTAGAGGAGCGTGGg GTGGATGTGAAGCTGGTTTATAGCAACGGCTATGCTTTTGATGTATTACCTAAAGGAGCTGGCAAACAAGGTGCTCTGACTTATCTACTTGACAAGTTGGAGATTGTAGGGAAGCAACCTTCTAACACACTTGTTTGTGGCGACTCTGGAAACGATGCTGAGCTTTTCAACATTCCTCAAGTATATGGTGTAATG GTTAGCAATTCGCATGAAGAATTGTTGCAATGGCATGAAGAAAATGCAAAGGACAACCCAAAAATATTTCATGCGTCCCAGAGATGTGGAGCTGGCATCATAGAAGCCATTGAGAGGTTTAGTTTGGGACCAAGTGTCTCTCCAAGAGATGTTTTGGACACTGAAAATTTCCACGTGGAAAGTTTGAATCCTGTTCATGAGGTTGTTAAGTTTTATCTGTTTTATGAGAGATGGCGATGTGGAGAGGTAGAAAAGTCTGACAAGTATTTGCAGTATTTGAAATCGCTCTCT AGTCCACTTGGTATTTTTGTTCATCCATCTGGAGAAGAGAAACTGATACATGAATGGATAGATGAGATGGGAAATTTACATGGGGATGGGAAGGAAAAGCAGTTTCGCATTTGGTTGGATAAAGTTTCATCTTCTCATATCAGTTCAGATACATGGGTTGCAAGATTTGACAAGCATGAGTTATCTG AGGGAAAAGTACGGTCTTGCTCAACAAAAGTCTTACTGAGTTGTCAG GGGGAAAAGCAAAAGTTGACGTGGATGCACATCCACCAATCATGGTTAGATGAATCATTTTCAGATGATCAAGAAAAATGGATTTTCTAG